GCTGATCGGATAGCCGCCCCAGCTGTGACCCACAATCAGCGTATCGGGGGTCGAGGCCCCCAGCACCGCGTCACGACAGCTGTTCAGTGTCACCTCGCCAATCGGGGTCACATCCGAGCCATGGCTGGGCATGTTGACGGCGCGGGCGGTATGGCCGCGCTCCTCCAGCGCCGGGATCAGGTCCCGCCAGCACCAGGCCCCGTGGCAGGAACCGTGGATCAGAAGAAAATCGGCCATGGCCGGGTCCTCTCAGAAATGGCCGACATCGCGCAGGAACTGCGCGAGCCGTTCGGCATAGGCGGCGGGGTGTTCGACACAGGGCAGATGTCCGGCCTTGCGAAACAGGTGGAATTGCGATCCGGGAATCAGGTCGACCGTTTCCCGCACCAGATCCGGCGGGGTCGAGCCGTCCTCGTCCCCGGCGATGCCCAGGGTCGGCAGCCTGAGGCCGCTGGTGGGGGTATAGAAATCGGTGCCCGCAATGGCGGCGCTGCACCCGGCATAGCCCTGCACCGGCTGACGCACCAGCATGTTGCGCCACAGGGCCAGTTCGGGGGTGGCGCGGAACCCGCGCGAGAACCAGCGCTCCATCACCGTGTCGGCCAGCGCCTCGATCCCGCCTGCGGTGACGGCGGCGATCCGCTGTTGCCACATCTCCTTGGTTCCGATCTTGGCGGCGGTGTTGGACAGCACCAGCGCGCGCACCTGATCCAGCCGCTTGACCGCCAGCCCCTGCGCGATCATGCCGCCGATCGACAGGCCGACGACGGCCGCGTCACGAATGTCGAGCAGGTCCAGTAGCCGTTCGGCATCGCGCACAAGCGTGCCCATCGCATAGGGTCCCTCCGGCGCGTCACTCAGGCCATGGCCGCGCTTGTCATAGCGGATCAGGCGCAGGCCCGCAGGCAGATGCGGCAGGATCGGATCCCACAACCGCAGATCGGTACCCAGCGAATTGATGAAAACCACAGGCGCGCCGTCCGGGTCGCCATCGACCCGGAAATGCAGTTTGATATCTCCCAGATCCGCGATCTGCATCTTGGCAG
This Ruegeria pomeroyi DSS-3 DNA region includes the following protein-coding sequences:
- the pcaD gene encoding 3-oxoadipate enol-lactonase is translated as MQIADLGDIKLHFRVDGDPDGAPVVFINSLGTDLRLWDPILPHLPAGLRLIRYDKRGHGLSDAPEGPYAMGTLVRDAERLLDLLDIRDAAVVGLSIGGMIAQGLAVKRLDQVRALVLSNTAAKIGTKEMWQQRIAAVTAGGIEALADTVMERWFSRGFRATPELALWRNMLVRQPVQGYAGCSAAIAGTDFYTPTSGLRLPTLGIAGDEDGSTPPDLVRETVDLIPGSQFHLFRKAGHLPCVEHPAAYAERLAQFLRDVGHF